In Labeo rohita strain BAU-BD-2019 chromosome 16, IGBB_LRoh.1.0, whole genome shotgun sequence, one DNA window encodes the following:
- the si:ch211-197h24.9 gene encoding uncharacterized protein si:ch211-197h24.9 translates to MRRTNNRNFKETYFEGQHLSLSDLKETNIQNRYLYKKNIPAYPESVEFHVEKVSHVTGESGLRGIFLDSGFKQPPELVADDQHHFLWWDLAVTPDDISSAEEHFLTSLFPQRRAAQIRNQPPVLERFTSSKAFQEKSSYGNFRFTFSLKELLWHYGEQFCGGHSPVLRVYETVLYRREILYKIVVHPRHINLYDCCPRLPDWEDGVCGYYDGALWWRCQAPSETYKLKLEVNRLNCSVHVRPHKEEYYMWDQVCVAFHMEPGWVLHVDQNRLLKRVNVCEVSQPRLLRPPETPLSLNEAERTLADLKAEMGRAEA, encoded by the coding sequence ATGAGACGCACAAATAACCGAAACTTTAAAGAGACATACTTTGAGGGACAGCATCTAAGTCTGTCGGACCTAAAAGAAACTAATATACAGAACAGATACCTGTATAAGAAAAACATCCCTGCTTATCCAGAATCTGTGGAGTTCCATGTAGAGAAAGTGTCTCATGTCACTGGAGAAAGTGGTCTTAGGGGTATTTTTCTCGATTCAGGGTTCAAACAGCCACCAGAGCTGGTGGCTGATGATCAGCACCATTTTCTCTGGTGGGATTTAGCAGTCACACCTGATGACATATCCTCAGCAGAGGAGCATTTCCTCACGTCCTTATTCCCTCAACGAAGAGCTGCTCAAATTCGCAACCAGCCACCCGTCCTTGAACGCTTCACCAGCTCAAAGGCCTTCCAAGAAAAGTCTTCCTATGGAAACTTCCGCTTCACCTTTTCTCTTAAGGAGCTTCTTTGGCACTATGGTGAGCAGTTCTGTGGTGGACACAGTCCAGTTCTGCGTGTGTATGAGACTGTGCTTTACCGGCGAGAGATTCTCTATAAGATTGTGGTGCATCCTCGTCACATAAATCTTTATGACTGCTGTCCTCGACTGCCTGATTGGGAAGACGGCGTGTGTGGGTACTATGATGGGGCTTTGTGGTGGCGCTGTCAAGCCCCCTCTGAAACCTACAAGCTGAAGCTTGAGGTGAACAGGCTGAATTGTAGTGTTCATGTGAGACCCCACAAAGAAGAATACTATATGTGGGATCAAGTGTGTGTAGCATTCCACATGGAGCCGGGGTGGGTGTTGCATGTGGACCAAAACAGGCTGTTAAAAAGGGTGAATGTGTGTGAAGTGTCTCAACCGCGTCTTCTGAGACCTCCCGAGACTCCGTTGAGTTTAAACGAGGCTGAGCGTACACTAGCTGATCTTAAGGCAGAAATGGGGAGAGCTGAGGCTTGA